The genome window TAATTATCCATTTTCAATTCTCAATTATCCTATTTCTATATTAACAGCATCAACATCCCAGATTTCTTTGCAATACTCTCTGATGGTGCGATCGCTAGAAAACTTAGCCATACGGGCGCTATTGAGGATAGACATTTTCGTCCATTTGTCCTGATCTTTATAAGCCTGAGCTACCTTGTCTTGACAATCAGCATAGGCGGCAAAATCAGCCATGAGCATATATTGGTCGTTGTAAAGTAAATAATCAACGATGGGCTTAAATAAATCCTTATTACCATGACTAAAATACCCATCTCGAATACGATTAACCACTTGGGCTAGTTCAGAATTTTCTTCATAATAGTCCATGGGATTATAACCATTTGCCCTATACTCAGATACCTCCTCAGCGGTTAAACCAAACAAGAAGAAATTTTCTGCCCCTGCTTCTTGGCGAATTTCGATGTTTGCCCCGTCCAAAGTACCAATGGTTAAAGAGCCATTCATGGCAAACTTCATATTACCAGTACCAGAGGCTTCTTTTCCTGCGGTGGAAATTTGTTCGGATAAATCAGCGGCAGGATAAATCTTTTGTCCGAGGGATACATTAAAGTTGGCTAAGAATACCACCTTAATTCTGCCCCGTACATCAGGATCTTTATTTACCACATCTGCCACACTGTTAATTAATTTGATGACTAATTTTGCCATAAAGTAACCGGGAGCCGCTTTACCACCAAAGATGAAGGTGCGGGGTACTACTTCTACATCAGGATTTTCTTTGATTTTGTTGTACAGAGCGATGATATTTAGTACCGCTAAATGCTGACGTTTATATTCATGAATACGTTTAACTTGTACGTCAAAGATAGAGTCAACGTTAACTTCGATGCCTTGTTTTTTGAAGATATACTCAGCTAATCTTTGCTTATTAGCTTTTTTGATGGCCTGCCAGCGATCGCAAAATTTCTGATCATCAACATATTTTTCTAACCCTTTCATAATGGTTAAATCTTTTAACCAACCATCACCCACTTTTTCTGTAATTAATTTAGAAAGTTCGGGGTTACTGAGCAAAATCCAACGACGGGGAGTTACACCATTGGTTTTGTTGTAGAATTTTTCGGGCCAGAGGAAAGCAAAGGCACGGAGGGTTTCTTTTTGTAATAACTCGGTATGAAGTGCCGCTACACCATTGATGGCGTGGCTACCCACACAGGCTAGATGTGCCATGCGTACTTTTTGTTCTGAGCCTTCTTCGATGAGGGATACTTGCTCTAATAATTCCTCATTGTCGGGGTACCATGTGCGCACATCTTCGAGGAAACGATGGTTAATTTCAAAGATAATTTCGAGGTGACGGGGTAGAAGTTTTTTGAATAGGCTTACTGACCATTTTTCCAAAGCCTCGGGTAAGAGGGTATGGTTAGTATAGGCGAGGGTTTTTTGGGTGATATACCAAGATTTATCCCAATCCATGGCGTGTTCATCTACCAATAGACGCATTAATTCGGCAACGGCAACGGCGGGGTGAGTGTCGTTGAGTTGGATGGCGACTTTGTCATGGAAATTGTCTAGGCTAGGGTTACGGCTTAGGTGTTGTTTGACCAAGTCTTGGAGGGATGCGGCCACAAAGAAGTATTGTTGAGCTAGTCTCAGTTCTCTTCCTGCGGGGGTGTTATCATTAGGATATAAAACTTTGGAAATGGTTTCGGAGTTAATTTTCTCCTCCACGGCACGGTCATAATTTCCAGCGTTGAAAGCCTCAAAGTTAAACTCTTCACTAGCTTCTGCTTTCCATAGGCGTAGAGGGTTTACGGTATTGGTTTTAAAACCAGGTACGGGGGTATCATGGGGAATTGCCAATACGGTGCGATCGGGTATCCAAGATACTCTACAATTACCTTTAGAGTCGCAGTAGGGCTGGGTATAGCCCCCTAGTTTAACTTCGATGGTTTCGTTGGGTCGAGGAATTTCCCAGGGGTTGCCAAATCTAAGCCAGTTGTCAGGTACTTCTGCTTGCCAACCGTCTCTAATGAGTTGGTGGAAAATACCGAATTCATAGCGAATACCGTAGCCAATGGCGGGTATTTCTAAACTAGCGAGGGAGTCGAGGAAACAAGCGGCTAGTCTGCCTAAGCCACCGTTACCCAAACCTGGATCTGGTTCTTCTTCTAGTAATTCTTCTAAATCTAGGTCTAATTCTTTAACTACTTGCTCTACTTCGTGGTAGATGTCTAGGTTGACGAGATTGTTGCCTAGATGTCTGCCCATGAGAAATTCGGCGGACAGGTAACATACTCTTTTGGTGTTGCTTTCTCTGTAGGTTTCGATGGTTTTGAGAAAACGATGAAGAATTCTATCTCGGATGGTGTAGGCGAGGGCTACGTAATAATCTTGTTTAGATGCTTTATTTTGGTTTACCCCTTGAATATAGAAGAGGTTATCTAAAAACGCCTGTTTGAGCGTTTGTGGACTCATACCAGTGCGATCGTCTTCTACTGTAATATTATTATTGTGTTTAGGGATTGTTGTCTCTACCATAGTATTTTTCTATACTTCTATATTGTTAAGGTTATACGATCTTTTAAGAATATTGCTATTTTTCTGGAAAACCCTGCAATGGTTTCTACTCAAAGGGTTAAAATAGTATTAACTTTTATGAAGTTTATTAATAAAACTGTTTATTTTTGTCGGTGATGCCTTTTTTTAAACCCAAACAACCTATTCTGCAAAGAAAGCCGTTATCTGTGGAGGATGATTATTTTAATGCCATGCGCCCTTGGCGGTTTAATCCTCATCCTTGGCTTCCTCTTTGTGGTGTCTATACTTGCATTGATCAAAGTATGGTGTTGTGGGGGTTGATTTCTGGGTTTATTTTTCTGGTGGCTCAGTTTTGTCCTTTTAGTTGGGTTAATCAGGCGATCGCATGGTCAATTTTAACCATCATGGGTACTGGAATTATGATAGCTCTAACCTATGGTTGGACGGTAGTTGAGCGATTATCATGGCTGTTATATACCTGGGTGGGACTAATGGTTTTTGGTATGGTCATGACGGACTGTGCGATCGCCCTTGGTTGGGGTTGGCTACTCATCCACCTATGCAGTTTATGGTTATTAATAAGCGCCATGGGCTATCTCGTCACAGGCTTTGCCATGCGCTCACGGGCTTTTTTCCTCGCCACAGCTATCCATGGAGTAGCCATATTCTTTTTACCTTACGTTATTGGTTGGCAATTTCTTTTCACTGGTCTAGTGATGATGAGTAACTTATTAATTTTTGCCGAGGGACACTGGGATATGATTTTACCCAATGAAAAGGTTACTTTACTTAAAGAAAAAACTAAAAACCTTAAAATTATTTCTAATTTTATTCTCGATAATTAATTAATTTTTGAATTTTTCCCACCATAAAATTTAGTTATTTTTGCCAAACGGTTTTGATATTGACAAATTCTCGGATGCCTTCAATGCTTAATTCTCTGCCATAACCAGAACGTTTTATACCCCCAAAAGGTAAATGAACATCGGATTTTACTAAGCCATTGATAAATACGCTTCCTGCTTCGATGTCTCTGATGCAACGCTCTATATTTTTCTCATCTTTTGTCCACACACAAGCCCCTAAACCCAAGGAGGTATTGTTGGCAAGAGCGATCGCACTTTGGACATCTTTTACTGTAAAAAGTAAAGCCACAGGACCAAAAAATTCTTCTGTCATGGCGGGGGAATTCTCAGGAATATTCGTCAAAAGGGTGGGAGGGTAAAAATTTCCTTTCCCCTGTAAAGGCTTTCCACCAATCAAGGCTTTTGCCCCCATGGATAGGGTTTTTTGTACTTGATTATTTATTTCCTCTAAAATTGCGGGGGTGGCAAGGGGGCCGATGTCTGTATCCTCCTCCATGGGATCACCTATTTTCAAGGCTTGGAACTTGTCTAACAATAGTTTCTCAAACCTAGGGGCGATCGCCTCTACCACAATAAACCTTTTAGAAGCAATGCAGGATTGACCATTGTTGCGCATTCTCGCATTCACCGCCACCGTGGCAGCTTCCTCTAAATCAGCATCTTCCAGGACGATAAAAGGATCACTTCCCCCTAACTCCAACACGGTTTTTTTCAGCTCTTCCCCCGCCACCGAAGCCACTTTCTGCCCTGCCAACTCACTTCCTGTAAGCGTGACAGCTTTTACCCTAGAATCCCTGATGACCTGCTCTACCTGCCCTGATTCAATTAACAGAGATTGAAATGCCCCCTTGGGAAACCCTGCCCCTTTAAAAATAGTGGCGATCGCTAAGGAACATTGAGGCACATTAGAAGCGTGTTTTAACATGGCTACATTCCCCGTCATTAAGGTAGGAGCAGCAAACCGAAAAACTTGCCAAAAGGGAAAATTCCAAGGCATTACCGCTAAGATAGCCCCCAATGGTTGATAAGTTACATAGCTATGGGAGGCATCGGTTTCTACCATTCTATTTTGTAAAAAATCTGCTCCATGCTCTGCATAATATCGGCATA of Cyanobacterium sp. HL-69 contains these proteins:
- the gabD gene encoding bifunctional succinate-semialdehyde dehydrogenase / glutarate-semialdehyde dehydrogenase GabD, yielding MIATINPTTEEIIQTFTPLTTAEIETKLQLADSTFENYRKSSFESRADKLLKAATILEDDASEWAKLMTLEMGKPFQSAIAEVNKCALVCRYYAEHGADFLQNRMVETDASHSYVTYQPLGAILAVMPWNFPFWQVFRFAAPTLMTGNVAMLKHASNVPQCSLAIATIFKGAGFPKGAFQSLLIESGQVEQVIRDSRVKAVTLTGSELAGQKVASVAGEELKKTVLELGGSDPFIVLEDADLEEAATVAVNARMRNNGQSCIASKRFIVVEAIAPRFEKLLLDKFQALKIGDPMEEDTDIGPLATPAILEEINNQVQKTLSMGAKALIGGKPLQGKGNFYPPTLLTNIPENSPAMTEEFFGPVALLFTVKDVQSAIALANNTSLGLGACVWTKDEKNIERCIRDIEAGSVFINGLVKSDVHLPFGGIKRSGYGRELSIEGIREFVNIKTVWQK
- the glgP gene encoding starch phosphorylase GlgP; this encodes MVETTIPKHNNNITVEDDRTGMSPQTLKQAFLDNLFYIQGVNQNKASKQDYYVALAYTIRDRILHRFLKTIETYRESNTKRVCYLSAEFLMGRHLGNNLVNLDIYHEVEQVVKELDLDLEELLEEEPDPGLGNGGLGRLAACFLDSLASLEIPAIGYGIRYEFGIFHQLIRDGWQAEVPDNWLRFGNPWEIPRPNETIEVKLGGYTQPYCDSKGNCRVSWIPDRTVLAIPHDTPVPGFKTNTVNPLRLWKAEASEEFNFEAFNAGNYDRAVEEKINSETISKVLYPNDNTPAGRELRLAQQYFFVAASLQDLVKQHLSRNPSLDNFHDKVAIQLNDTHPAVAVAELMRLLVDEHAMDWDKSWYITQKTLAYTNHTLLPEALEKWSVSLFKKLLPRHLEIIFEINHRFLEDVRTWYPDNEELLEQVSLIEEGSEQKVRMAHLACVGSHAINGVAALHTELLQKETLRAFAFLWPEKFYNKTNGVTPRRWILLSNPELSKLITEKVGDGWLKDLTIMKGLEKYVDDQKFCDRWQAIKKANKQRLAEYIFKKQGIEVNVDSIFDVQVKRIHEYKRQHLAVLNIIALYNKIKENPDVEVVPRTFIFGGKAAPGYFMAKLVIKLINSVADVVNKDPDVRGRIKVVFLANFNVSLGQKIYPAADLSEQISTAGKEASGTGNMKFAMNGSLTIGTLDGANIEIRQEAGAENFFLFGLTAEEVSEYRANGYNPMDYYEENSELAQVVNRIRDGYFSHGNKDLFKPIVDYLLYNDQYMLMADFAAYADCQDKVAQAYKDQDKWTKMSILNSARMAKFSSDRTIREYCKEIWDVDAVNIEIG